The sequence TTGATGCAGTGTCTTACCGTTGACTATGGCAAAAAAACCAAGTTTGAATTTACCATCTATCCAGCTCCTCAGATTTCAACAGCTGTGGTTGAACCCTACAATGCCATCCTCACAACACACACCACCCTTGAACATTCAGACTGTTGCTTCATCGCAGACAATGAAGCCCTTTACGACATCTGCCGCAGAAATTTGGATGTTGAACGTCCGACCTACACCAACCTGAACCGGCTGCTTGCTCAGGTTGTGTCCTGTATTACATGCTCCCTTCGCTTTGAAGGTGCTTTGAATGTTGACCTTGTAGAATTTCAGACCAACTTGGTTCCATATCCACGTATCCATTTTCCTCTGATTGCCTATGCGCCTGTCATCTCTGCTGAGAAGGCTTACCATGAGCAACTCTCTGTGGCCCAGCTCACCAACGCTTGTTTTGAGCCAGCGAACCAGATGGTCAAATGTGACCCTCGCAATGGCAAGTACATGGCTGTAAGTATGCTGTATCGAGGGGACGTGGTGCCAAAAGATGTCAATTCTGCAATTGCCTCCATCAAGACCAAACGGTCCATTAGATTTGTTGACTGGTGTCCAACGGGTTTCAAGGTTGGTATCAATTACCAGCCTCCAACTGTGGTGCCTGGTGGGGACTTGGCCAAGGTGCTGCGTGCCGTGTGTATGTTGAGTAACAGCACAGCTATCGCTGAAGCCTGGGCTCGTCTCAATCACAAGTTCGATCTGATGTACGCCAAACGCGCCTTTGTACATTGGTACGTGGGTGAGGGGATGGAAGAAGGGGAATTTTCAGAGGCTCGTGATGATTTGGCAGCCCTAGAGAAAGATTATGAAGAAGTTGGTATTGACAGTGCTGAACTTGACCGTGAGGAATATTAGAAGACCTAAAACTTCGTTCCAAGGGTTAATAAAGGATTAGCTTTTCCACTCTCTGGTTTTCTTTCACGTCTGTAACCACAGAAGCATTTACTACAttatttacttaaaaaaaaagagactatTGTGGACTTGATTAAATGTTGTTATCTGGGACTCATGTTAGTTAAAATAGTGAGTGTAGCTGGCCATAGTAGTGCACTTTGTCCTAAAGCAGTACATATACTGAACAGTACAAGATTCTGAGTGTTATTGACAAGGTGAATGTGAAAAGAATGCTTCCTCATTGGGTAACTCCAGAACTggaggcactgttttaaaattagggattactgaggaatgagatgaggagactcttttcttctttctcagaGTGTTGTGTGACTTAGGGACTGACTACCTCAGACGATAATGAAGATGGGGTTACTCAATATTTGTAAGGTTGAAATTGATACATTCCTGCTGGGCGAAGGAATCAGGCATTTTTGGTATTCAGAATACAAACAGATGAGCATGATCtggtgaaatggcagagcaggctcaaggggccaaatgatcTACTTTAGCTCCTGTTTCTTGCATTTTTACGTATAACTTGTCTCACTACAATCAGATTGGCACCCTGATCAATTTTGCTGGTGTCCTTCCGGCTATGCATTGGTCAGCTCTTGAGATTGTTGTGC comes from Chiloscyllium plagiosum isolate BGI_BamShark_2017 chromosome 7, ASM401019v2, whole genome shotgun sequence and encodes:
- the LOC122551815 gene encoding tubulin alpha-3 chain-like: MCRSGELRECISIHIGQAGVQIGNACWELYCLEHGIQPDGQMPRDWTYGAADNSYTTFFSETGVGKLVPRALFIDLEPTVIDEIRTGTYRQLFHPEQLITGKEDAANNYARGHYTIGREIVDLALDRIRKLADDCTGLQGFLLFHSFGGGTGSGFTSLLMQCLTVDYGKKTKFEFTIYPAPQISTAVVEPYNAILTTHTTLEHSDCCFIADNEALYDICRRNLDVERPTYTNLNRLLAQVVSCITCSLRFEGALNVDLVEFQTNLVPYPRIHFPLIAYAPVISAEKAYHEQLSVAQLTNACFEPANQMVKCDPRNGKYMAVSMLYRGDVVPKDVNSAIASIKTKRSIRFVDWCPTGFKVGINYQPPTVVPGGDLAKVLRAVCMLSNSTAIAEAWARLNHKFDLMYAKRAFVHWYVGEGMEEGEFSEARDDLAALEKDYEEVGIDSAELDREEY